Proteins co-encoded in one Pseudarthrobacter chlorophenolicus A6 genomic window:
- a CDS encoding lysophospholipid acyltransferase family protein, producing the protein MKESAKSRATFVFIAGIARPLLNLMMNKKWEGLEKLPAGGFIAAPNHCTEIDPLVVGHMLYNQKRAPHFLAKAGLFKVPALGWLLHATKQIPVERSTAGANRSLQVAQEIVAEGGAIIIYPEGTLTRDPDLWPMKGHTGAARLALEGGIPVVPIAHWGAHEVFPRYGKTFHIFPRKTSRVVIGDPVDLSAFAGRPMDKATLAEATEAIMDAITALLAGLRAEVPPAERWDPARKQQSKHGRFMERGGQRPADGPDAQ; encoded by the coding sequence GTGAAGGAATCTGCCAAGAGCAGGGCCACGTTCGTGTTCATCGCCGGCATTGCCCGGCCGCTGTTGAACCTCATGATGAACAAGAAATGGGAAGGCCTCGAAAAGCTTCCCGCCGGTGGGTTCATCGCCGCGCCCAACCACTGCACGGAGATCGATCCGCTGGTAGTGGGGCACATGCTGTACAACCAGAAGCGGGCTCCGCATTTCCTCGCCAAAGCAGGTCTTTTCAAGGTCCCCGCACTCGGCTGGCTCCTGCACGCCACCAAGCAGATCCCGGTGGAGCGTTCGACGGCGGGTGCGAACCGGTCGCTGCAGGTGGCCCAGGAGATCGTGGCGGAGGGCGGCGCCATCATCATCTATCCGGAGGGCACGCTCACCCGTGACCCGGACCTGTGGCCGATGAAGGGCCATACCGGGGCTGCCCGGCTCGCCCTCGAAGGCGGCATCCCGGTGGTCCCCATCGCCCATTGGGGAGCGCACGAAGTGTTTCCGCGCTATGGCAAGACGTTCCACATCTTCCCGCGCAAGACATCAAGGGTTGTCATCGGCGACCCCGTGGACCTCAGCGCCTTCGCCGGCAGGCCGATGGACAAGGCCACGCTGGCGGAAGCCACGGAAGCCATCATGGATGCCATCACGGCTCTCCTCGCCGGCCTGAGGGCCGAGGTGCCGCCCGCCGAACGCTGGGATCCGGCAAGGAAGCAGCAGTCCAAGCACGGCCGTTTCATGGAGCGCGGCGGGCAGCGCCCCGCCGATGGGCCGGACGCACAGTGA
- the murA gene encoding UDP-N-acetylglucosamine 1-carboxyvinyltransferase — protein MSSVLTIRGGVPLTGRVTVRGAKNLVPKAMVAALLGNEPSVLRNVPEIKDVEVVTSLLQLHGVTVEKDPVSGDLTLDPKAAKTASSTAIDAHAGDSRIPILLCGPLIHAIGEAFIPDLGGCKIGDRPIDYHLDVLRQFGAVVEKRPGGIHISAPKGLHGAKISLPYPSVGATEQVLLSATRAEGITELTGAATEPEVIDLIAVLQKMGAIISVQTDRTIRIEGVRDLGGYNHRALSDRNESASWASAALVTRGDIFVEGASQRDMMTFLNTYRKVGGGMDIGEDGIRFYHPGGKLNPLVLETDVHPGFMTDWQQPLVVALTQAEGVSIVHETVYENRFGFTDALIRMGASIQVHRECLGSVPCRFGQRNFLHSAVISGPTQLKGTDIDVPDLRGGFSHLIAALAATGVSRVTGIDIINRGYERFTEKLAGLGADFDITAAK, from the coding sequence ATGAGTAGTGTTCTGACAATCCGCGGCGGAGTCCCGCTTACTGGCCGCGTCACCGTCCGGGGGGCCAAGAACCTTGTCCCCAAGGCAATGGTGGCGGCGTTGCTGGGCAACGAACCGTCGGTGTTGCGGAACGTTCCGGAGATCAAGGACGTGGAGGTTGTCACTTCCCTCCTGCAGCTCCATGGCGTGACGGTGGAGAAGGACCCGGTCAGCGGGGATCTCACCCTTGATCCGAAGGCAGCGAAGACGGCGTCCAGCACGGCCATTGACGCCCACGCCGGGGACTCCAGGATTCCCATCCTGCTGTGCGGCCCCTTGATCCATGCCATCGGCGAAGCTTTCATCCCGGACCTTGGCGGCTGCAAAATCGGCGACCGCCCCATCGACTACCACCTGGACGTGCTCCGCCAGTTCGGCGCCGTGGTGGAAAAGCGCCCGGGCGGGATCCATATTTCTGCCCCCAAGGGCCTGCATGGTGCCAAGATCTCGCTGCCGTACCCGTCCGTGGGCGCCACCGAGCAGGTCCTGCTCAGCGCCACCCGCGCTGAAGGCATCACCGAACTGACCGGTGCCGCCACCGAGCCGGAGGTTATCGACCTCATCGCGGTGCTGCAGAAAATGGGCGCGATCATCAGCGTCCAGACCGACCGCACCATCCGCATCGAGGGCGTCCGCGACCTCGGCGGCTACAACCACCGTGCCCTCTCCGACCGCAATGAGTCGGCGTCCTGGGCTTCCGCTGCCCTTGTCACGCGCGGCGACATCTTCGTCGAGGGTGCTTCCCAGCGGGACATGATGACCTTCCTGAACACCTACCGCAAAGTGGGCGGCGGCATGGACATCGGCGAGGACGGCATCCGGTTCTACCACCCCGGCGGGAAGCTCAACCCCCTGGTGCTCGAAACCGACGTCCACCCCGGGTTCATGACTGACTGGCAGCAGCCCCTGGTGGTGGCGCTGACCCAGGCCGAGGGCGTCTCGATCGTCCACGAGACCGTCTACGAGAACCGCTTCGGCTTCACGGACGCGCTCATTCGGATGGGCGCCAGCATCCAGGTGCACCGTGAATGCCTGGGCAGCGTTCCCTGCCGGTTTGGGCAGCGGAACTTCCTGCACTCGGCAGTCATCTCCGGGCCTACCCAGCTCAAGGGCACCGACATTGACGTGCCGGACCTGCGCGGCGGGTTCAGCCACCTCATCGCCGCACTGGCCGCCACCGGAGTATCGCGGGTCACGGGCATCGACATCATCAACCGCGGCTACGAGCGCTTCACCGAGAAGCTCGCCGGGCTGGGTGCCGATTTCGACATCACCGCCGCGAAGTAG
- the leuD gene encoding 3-isopropylmalate dehydratase small subunit, whose translation MEKFTKHTGIGVPLRQSNVDTDQIIPAVYLKRITRTGFEDALFSAWRKDSSFILNQEPFNAGSVLVAGPDFGTGSSREHAVWALKDYGFRAVLSSRFADIFRGNSGKQGLLAAQVAQDDIELIWKELENAPGTQVTVDLESKTVVCGNIVAPFEIDDYTRWRLLEGLDDIGLTLQHEADITAYEATRPSFKPKTLPAKVS comes from the coding sequence ATGGAAAAGTTCACCAAGCACACAGGCATCGGCGTTCCGCTGCGCCAGAGCAACGTCGACACGGACCAGATCATCCCCGCGGTGTACCTCAAGCGCATTACCCGCACCGGCTTCGAGGACGCCCTGTTCTCGGCCTGGCGCAAGGACTCGTCCTTCATCCTGAACCAGGAACCGTTCAACGCCGGCTCCGTCCTGGTGGCCGGGCCCGACTTCGGCACCGGTTCCTCCCGCGAGCACGCGGTGTGGGCACTGAAGGACTACGGCTTCAGGGCGGTGCTGTCCTCCCGGTTCGCCGACATCTTCCGCGGCAACTCGGGCAAGCAGGGACTGCTGGCCGCCCAGGTGGCCCAGGACGACATCGAGCTGATCTGGAAGGAACTGGAAAACGCGCCGGGAACCCAGGTGACGGTGGACCTGGAGTCGAAGACCGTCGTGTGCGGCAACATTGTGGCCCCCTTTGAGATTGACGACTACACCCGGTGGCGCCTGCTCGAAGGCCTGGACGACATCGGGCTGACCCTGCAGCATGAGGCCGATATCACGGCCTATGAGGCCACCCGGCCTTCGTTCAAGCCCAAGACCCTGCCTGCCAAGGTTTCCTAG
- the leuC gene encoding 3-isopropylmalate dehydratase large subunit: MAKTLAEKVWDAHVVRKGDGAGANAQPDLLFIDLHLVHEVTSPQAFEGLRLAGRPLRRPDLTIATEDHNTPTLDIDKPIADLTSRTQIQTLRNNCAEFGVRLHSLGDAEQGIVHVVGPQLGLTQPGMTVVCGDSHTSTHGAFGALAMGIGTSEVEHVMATQTLSLKPFKTMAINVEGTLRPGVTAKDIILAVIAKIGTGGGQGYVLEYRGSAIRALSMDARMTICNMSIEAGARAGMVAPDETTYAYMQGRPHAPEGADWDAAVEYWNTLKTDDDATFDVEVDLDADTLEPFVTWGTNPGQGVSLSQAVPSPEDFGDENAKAAAERALQYMGLEAGTPMKDIRVDTVFLGSCTNSRIEDLRAAADIIRGREKDPKVRMLVVPGSARVRLEAEAEGLDRVFKDFGAEWRFAGCSMCLGMNPDQLEPGERCASTSNRNFEGRQGKGGRTHLVSPVVAAATAVRGTLSSPSDLDPAPASAAIRTDAA, encoded by the coding sequence ATGGCAAAGACATTGGCCGAGAAAGTCTGGGACGCGCACGTGGTGCGCAAAGGCGACGGCGCAGGTGCCAACGCCCAGCCCGACCTTCTCTTCATCGACCTTCACCTGGTCCACGAGGTCACGTCCCCGCAGGCCTTCGAGGGCCTGCGCCTGGCTGGCCGCCCGCTGCGCCGCCCGGACCTGACCATCGCCACGGAGGACCACAACACTCCCACGCTGGACATCGACAAGCCTATCGCCGACCTCACCAGCCGGACCCAGATCCAGACGCTGCGCAACAACTGCGCGGAGTTCGGTGTCCGCCTGCACAGCCTCGGTGACGCCGAACAGGGCATCGTCCACGTGGTGGGTCCGCAGCTGGGCCTCACCCAGCCCGGCATGACGGTGGTCTGCGGCGACTCACACACCTCCACGCACGGTGCCTTCGGGGCGCTTGCCATGGGCATCGGCACTTCCGAGGTGGAGCATGTGATGGCCACCCAGACCCTGTCCCTGAAGCCGTTCAAGACCATGGCCATCAACGTTGAGGGCACGCTGCGCCCCGGCGTCACGGCCAAGGACATCATCCTGGCCGTCATCGCCAAGATCGGCACCGGCGGAGGCCAGGGCTACGTCCTGGAATACCGCGGCTCCGCCATCCGTGCCCTGTCCATGGACGCCCGCATGACCATCTGCAACATGTCCATCGAAGCCGGCGCCCGCGCAGGCATGGTGGCGCCGGACGAGACCACCTACGCCTACATGCAGGGCCGCCCGCACGCCCCCGAAGGCGCTGACTGGGATGCCGCCGTCGAGTACTGGAACACGCTGAAGACCGACGACGACGCAACCTTCGACGTCGAGGTGGACCTCGATGCCGACACGCTGGAGCCGTTCGTCACGTGGGGCACCAACCCAGGCCAGGGCGTATCCCTGTCCCAGGCTGTTCCGTCCCCCGAGGACTTCGGCGACGAAAACGCCAAGGCCGCCGCGGAACGCGCCCTCCAGTACATGGGCCTGGAAGCCGGCACCCCCATGAAGGACATCCGTGTGGACACCGTCTTCCTGGGTTCCTGCACCAACTCCCGCATCGAGGACCTCCGCGCCGCCGCGGACATTATCCGCGGCCGGGAAAAGGACCCGAAGGTCCGCATGCTGGTGGTGCCGGGCTCCGCCCGCGTCCGCCTCGAAGCGGAGGCTGAAGGCCTGGACCGGGTGTTCAAGGACTTCGGCGCCGAATGGCGCTTCGCCGGCTGCTCCATGTGCCTGGGCATGAACCCGGACCAGCTGGAACCGGGGGAGCGCTGCGCCTCCACCTCCAACCGCAACTTCGAGGGCCGCCAGGGCAAGGGTGGCCGCACCCACCTGGTGTCCCCGGTGGTGGCAGCGGCCACGGCTGTCCGTGGCACGCTCAGTTCGCCGTCGGACCTTGATCCTGCCCCCGCATCCGCCGCCATCCGCACCGACGCAGCCTAG